GGTCCGTCCGGCGAACACCCGCACGTCGCCCACGGCAAAGCGGATGGCCTTGCCGAGATTGGTGGTCAGCAGCACGTCCTGCTCGTCGGTGCAGGTCGCCACCCCGATCAGATGGTCGCCCTCGTCCAGCTTCATGGCGATCTTGCCGTTGGACATCACATTGGTGAAGTCCGACAAGCGGTTGCGCCGGACATTGCCGGTTTCGGTGGCGAACATCACGTCGAGCTGGTCCCAGGCCCCCTCGTCCTCGGGCAGCGGCATCACCGTGGTGATCCGCTCGCCCTCGTTCAGCGGCATGATGTTGACCATGGCCTTGCCGCGCGCCTGGGGGGTGCCCAGCGGCAGGCGATAGACCTTCATCTTGTAAACCATGCCGTCCGACGAGAAGAACAGCAGCGGCGCGTGGGTATTGACGACGAAGATCGTCGTCACGAAATCCTCGTCGCGCATCGACATGCCCGCCCGCCCCCGGCCGCCGCGGCGCTGGGCGCGATAGGTGGTCAGCGGTACCCGCTTGATATAGCCGGTGTTGGTGACGGTGACGACCATCTCCTCGCGCTGGATCAGGTCCTCGATGTCATGCTCGAACTCGTTCTCCTCCAGCGTCGTCCGCCGGGGGGTGGCATAGGCCTCCTTCATCTCGACCAGCTCGGCGCGCATGATCTCGAACAGCCGGGCGCGCGAGCGCAGGATATGAAGGTATTCCTCGATCTGCTGGCCGATCTCGATCAATTCGCCATGGAGCTTGTCGCGCTCCAGGCCGGTCAGGCGATGCAGACGCAGATCAAGGATGGCGCGGGCCTGGATCTCCGACAGGCGATAAACCCCGTCGATCACCATCCGCCCCGGCTCGTCGATCAGTTTGATCAGCGGCTCGACATCCATGGCCGGCCAGTCGCGGGCCATCAGCCCTTCGCGGGCGGCCTGGGGATCGGGCGCCTCGCGGATCAGCTTGATCACCGGATCGAGATTGGCCACGGCGATGGCCAGACCGACCAGGGTGTGGGCCCGCTCGCGCGCCTTGCCCAGCTCGAAAATCGTACGGCGGCGGATCACCTCCTCGCGGAAGGTGATGAAGGCCTCGATGATCGGCCGCAAGGCCAGCAATTCGGGCTTGCCGCCATTGAGCGCCAGCATATTGACGCCGAAACTGGTCTGCAGCGGCGTGTAGCGGAACAGCTGGTTGAGCACGACCTCGGCCATGGCGTCGCGCTTGACCTCGATCACCACCCGCACGCCGCGACGATCGGACTCGTCGCGGATATCGGAGATGCCCTCAAGCTTCTTCTCGCGCACCAGCTCGGCGATCTTCTCCACCATCGAGGCCTTGTTGACCTGGTAGGGAACCTCGGTGACGATGATGGCCTGGCGGCCGCCCGAAATATCTTCGAAATGGGTGCGGCCGCGCATGATGACCGAGCCGCGCCCGGTCAGATGGGCGGCGCGCACGCCCGAGCGCCCGAGGATGGTGCCCCCCGTCGGGAAGTCCGGCCCGGGAACCAGTTCAAGCAGTTCCTCGGCGGTGACGGCGGGATTGTCGATCATGGCGCAACAGGCGTCGATCACCTCGCCCAGATTATGCGGCGGGATGTTGGTCGCCATGCCCACGGCGATGCCGCCCGCGCCGTTGACCAGCAGATTGGGGAAGCGCGCCGGCAGAACGATCGGCTCGCGGGTGGTTTCGTCGTAGTTGGGCTGGAAGTCGACGGTTTCCTTGTCGATATCGTCAAGCAGGCTGTGGGCGGCCTTGGCCATGCGGGCCTCGGTGTATCGCATGGCCGCGGCGCGGTCGCCGTCCATCGATCCGAAGTTGCCCTGGCCATCGATCAGCGGCAGGCGCATGGCGAAATTCTGCACCATGCGGACCATGGCGTCATAGATCGATTGGTCGCCGTGGGGGTGATATTTACCCATCACGTCACCGACGATGCGCGCCGATTTGCGATAGGGCTTGTTGAACTCGTAGCCGCTTTCCTTCATCGAATAGAGGATGCGCCGATGAACGGGCTTCAAGCCGTCGCGGACATCGGGAAGGGCGCGGCTGACGATCACGCTCATCGCGTAATCAAGATAGCTGCGCTTCATCTCGTCTTCGATGGAGACCGGCGAGATATCCAGGTCGATGGGTTTAGGCGTATTGGTGCTCAACGCTGAACGCTTCCATGAGGACCGGCCCTGACCCCGACCTTGGGGCGACCTGGGCGGGGCCGGAAATAGGGGGATGCCAGCGCCAGCCAGGGGCGGTCGGGCATCGGATAATCAGGCCGATCAGCCGGCTGCGAACGCAGCCGGCCGCGACCTTTTCGCGCTGCGGCACTCTACCAGAACACCCTGCCCCCGGCAATCGTCGAGTACCCGGCCCCATAAAGGGCAAGGCTTTGAAGAACCTTGTTTTTTCGAGAACAAGACCGGGCGTGGCCAAGGGAGAAGGCCTGGGGTGGAGCCGAGGAGCCTTAAAAGGGAATATCGTCGTCCATATCGACCGGGCCCCCGGCGGGCCCGCTCGCCGGCGCCGTATCCCAGCCCTGACGGCCGCCACCGGCCGCGCCGCCGCCATAACCGCCACCGGCGGCCGCCCCGGCGCCAGCGCCATAGCCGCCCCCGCCCTGGCCATAGCCGCCGCCCGCGCCAGCCCCGCCCTGGTAGTCGTCGCCGGCGCCGGGCTTGCCATCAAGCATGGTCATCTCGGCGCCCGGCCCCTGCAGCACGATCTCGGTGGTGTAGCGGTCCTGGCCCTGCTGGTCCTGCCATTTGCGGGTCTGCAGCGAGCCGCAGAGATAGACCTTCGAGCCCTTGCGCAAGTAGCGTTCGGCGATGTCGGCCAAAGGGCCGAAAACCGCCACCTGATGCCATTCGGTGCGTTCGCGGCGTTCGCCGCTCTGGCGGTCCTTCCAGGTTTCCGAGGTGGCGATGCGTAGGTTGGTGACCTTGCCGCCGTTTTGGAAGGTGCGGGTTTCGGGATCCTTGCCCAGATTGCCGATCAGAATGACCTTGTTGACCGAACCTGCCATGTGACCTTACCTCACCCGATTAACGCAAAAGAAAAGGCCGGAGCGCCAGAAGGCTCACCGGATCGAAGGCCCATTTAGCCCCATTCGCCGGTTTATTTCACCAGAAAAAAGTCAAAAACCCGGCGAGGGGGATGCCCCGCCGGGTCTTTGGCAACCAAACCAGAGAGCGGTTTAGTTCTTGAAGTAGTCGTAGTTGCCGCCCTTCCATTCGTACATGACGTAGCCCGGGGCCGACACGTCGCCCTGGGCGTC
The DNA window shown above is from Rhodospirillum rubrum ATCC 11170 and carries:
- the gyrA gene encoding DNA gyrase subunit A, producing MSTNTPKPIDLDISPVSIEDEMKRSYLDYAMSVIVSRALPDVRDGLKPVHRRILYSMKESGYEFNKPYRKSARIVGDVMGKYHPHGDQSIYDAMVRMVQNFAMRLPLIDGQGNFGSMDGDRAAAMRYTEARMAKAAHSLLDDIDKETVDFQPNYDETTREPIVLPARFPNLLVNGAGGIAVGMATNIPPHNLGEVIDACCAMIDNPAVTAEELLELVPGPDFPTGGTILGRSGVRAAHLTGRGSVIMRGRTHFEDISGGRQAIIVTEVPYQVNKASMVEKIAELVREKKLEGISDIRDESDRRGVRVVIEVKRDAMAEVVLNQLFRYTPLQTSFGVNMLALNGGKPELLALRPIIEAFITFREEVIRRRTIFELGKARERAHTLVGLAIAVANLDPVIKLIREAPDPQAAREGLMARDWPAMDVEPLIKLIDEPGRMVIDGVYRLSEIQARAILDLRLHRLTGLERDKLHGELIEIGQQIEEYLHILRSRARLFEIMRAELVEMKEAYATPRRTTLEENEFEHDIEDLIQREEMVVTVTNTGYIKRVPLTTYRAQRRGGRGRAGMSMRDEDFVTTIFVVNTHAPLLFFSSDGMVYKMKVYRLPLGTPQARGKAMVNIMPLNEGERITTVMPLPEDEGAWDQLDVMFATETGNVRRNRLSDFTNVMSNGKIAMKLDEGDHLIGVATCTDEQDVLLTTNLGKAIRFAVGDVRVFAGRTSTGVRGIRLAEDDRVNRLSILGHVEASAETRAAYLKQASALRRASGETEGEDDSTLDAEPGVLSAEEFEDLRQREEFLLTVTSRGFGKRTSAYEYRVTGRGGQGIANIEMSERNGTVVAAFPIANEDQVMMITDGGQLIRMPVNDVRIAGRKTQGVTLFRLSDDGEHVVSVARLPEMNGNGDDGEGDDETPDESLAEDANGGRDESGEASGLPPAGQSPERNGDDAD
- the ssb gene encoding single-stranded DNA-binding protein, translating into MAGSVNKVILIGNLGKDPETRTFQNGGKVTNLRIATSETWKDRQSGERRERTEWHQVAVFGPLADIAERYLRKGSKVYLCGSLQTRKWQDQQGQDRYTTEIVLQGPGAEMTMLDGKPGAGDDYQGGAGAGGGYGQGGGGYGAGAGAAAGGGYGGGAAGGGRQGWDTAPASGPAGGPVDMDDDIPF